A window from Ignavibacteriota bacterium encodes these proteins:
- a CDS encoding sulfite exporter TauE/SafE family protein codes for MGPEVLGGFLIGFLGSFHCVGMCGPIVLALPTGNSSNSILILSRVLYNFGRIITYTFFGAVFGFFGRGITFVGFQQFVTIAIGVSILLYYLMPSKFKGKLSLTYPYQILSNFVKSSFKRLTKTGSPQELFIFGILNGFLPCGFVYVGLAGAITTGNALSGAIFMALFGLGTTPIMLGTALVGKFISINIKRKMNKLIPVFAIILAIIFILRGLNLNIDYISPKLTNDALQNAEYCEPTEEQLNKN; via the coding sequence ATGGGACCAGAAGTTTTAGGCGGTTTTTTAATAGGCTTTTTAGGTAGCTTTCATTGCGTTGGAATGTGCGGACCAATTGTATTAGCGTTACCAACCGGAAATTCTTCTAATTCAATTTTAATCCTCAGCAGAGTTTTATATAATTTTGGCAGAATTATTACATATACATTTTTCGGTGCCGTGTTTGGTTTTTTCGGAAGAGGAATTACTTTTGTAGGATTTCAACAATTTGTAACAATTGCAATCGGTGTTTCAATTTTACTATATTATTTAATGCCAAGTAAATTCAAAGGAAAATTATCTTTAACATATCCTTACCAAATTCTAAGCAATTTTGTAAAAAGTTCATTTAAGAGATTAACAAAAACCGGCTCGCCTCAAGAATTATTTATCTTTGGAATTCTTAACGGATTTCTTCCATGTGGATTTGTTTATGTTGGATTAGCTGGCGCAATTACTACTGGTAATGCTTTATCCGGCGCAATATTTATGGCACTTTTTGGCTTAGGCACAACTCCAATAATGCTTGGAACTGCTTTGGTTGGAAAATTTATAAGCATAAATATTAAACGAAAAATGAATAAGTTAATTCCGGTTTTTGCTATTATTCTTGCAATTATTTTTATACTAAGAGGATTGAATTTAAATATTGATTACATAAGTCCAAAATTAACAAACGATGCTTTGCAAAATGCAGAATATTGTGAACCGACCGAAGAACAATTAAATAAAAATTAA
- a CDS encoding FixH family protein: protein MKISWGVGITISIIVFMLLSIWLIYFSFNQDVNLVRDDYYEAEVQYNETMEKVKRTNELKENLKISIVENNIQLQFPNNLNYKNIGGNIFLYRPSERNLDLTIPIKIDSNFTQTIPTEKLISGMWKIKVDWIADSISYLSDEIIMIQ, encoded by the coding sequence ATGAAAATCAGCTGGGGTGTTGGAATAACAATTTCAATAATTGTTTTTATGCTATTATCAATTTGGTTAATTTATTTTTCTTTTAATCAAGATGTGAATTTGGTTAGAGACGATTATTACGAAGCTGAAGTTCAATACAATGAAACAATGGAAAAAGTAAAAAGAACTAATGAACTTAAAGAAAATCTGAAAATTTCCATTGTGGAAAATAATATTCAACTTCAGTTTCCAAATAATCTTAATTACAAAAATATTGGCGGAAATATTTTTTTATACAGACCTTCTGAAAGAAATTTGGATTTAACCATTCCAATAAAAATTGATTCTAATTTTACGCAAACTATTCCAACAGAAAAATTAATTTCCGGAATGTGGAAAATTAAAGTTGATTGGATTGCAGATTCTATTTCATATTTGAGTGATGAAATTATTATGATTCAATAA
- a CDS encoding TonB-dependent receptor has protein sequence MRKIDKNIVIIILYLHCGLINFAQENNFVYQKISIDKFSLRNSNFFNSNIFYNNYGANRFSANPAFSVLDNFNSLSTKIILNELPINISLLGYNSLDFLPIDILTNEISESNFASDNSIKIFSKKIADSLEINVRSFLGGETGDPLIHIFTRPEISHTNKNKIIPSAAFSLANSIDKINFRISAGYFGFFSTGSINDQIMFNKSNYYFGKQNKQFLAGSEINYNISETKNIEFKFNFISYYGWDIPPFINSFIHFENYFHRAQLSFNNIIEDFTFTFKKDGQLVYFNKTEKENEIGALESDISFYANWLKSFNKDFIKISAELNNISTQNTKTNSENIFEKYLNKEINKFIANFDFNYFSNISDNFNSDLKIIYTNHYLRSSISFNSKLGFRVNANNNIFLQFSSFVNYPKEIELYGNYSKEFTSFENQMIMLSKINSNEKLTYERRINLGLKYVSDLSENFRFEIFPLIEFVKDPIEMKSNNADRDYFTNELILNGNYLNGKDKSAISIFGNLNYLVSDNTEINYEYKFTDNTEILFSPKHKSRLEIDYSLPILGFFKLNWIYQSSTRWKNFDISENDLCKIDGFSTINFYYSLELRKFYFVESLNLIFGLENLFDEDVKYLPNGNLFNRLIKFSFSAEF, from the coding sequence GTGAGAAAAATCGACAAAAATATTGTTATAATTATTTTATACTTGCATTGCGGTCTTATTAATTTTGCTCAAGAAAATAATTTTGTTTATCAAAAAATTTCAATTGATAAATTCTCTTTAAGAAACTCAAATTTTTTTAACTCAAATATTTTCTATAATAATTATGGTGCTAATAGATTTTCAGCGAATCCAGCTTTTTCAGTTTTAGATAATTTTAATTCACTTAGTACAAAAATTATTTTAAATGAGCTTCCTATCAACATTTCTCTACTTGGTTATAATTCATTGGATTTTTTACCAATTGATATTTTAACAAATGAAATTTCCGAAAGTAATTTTGCTTCGGATAATTCAATTAAAATATTTAGTAAAAAAATTGCGGATAGTTTAGAAATTAATGTAAGAAGTTTTTTAGGCGGAGAAACTGGTGATCCATTAATTCATATTTTTACGCGACCTGAAATATCTCATACAAATAAAAATAAAATTATTCCTTCTGCAGCATTTAGTCTGGCAAATTCAATTGATAAAATTAACTTCAGAATTTCCGCAGGATATTTTGGATTTTTTTCAACCGGATCTATAAATGATCAAATTATGTTTAATAAAAGTAATTATTATTTCGGAAAACAAAATAAGCAGTTTTTAGCCGGAAGTGAAATAAACTATAATATTAGTGAAACAAAAAACATTGAGTTTAAATTTAATTTTATCAGTTATTACGGTTGGGATATTCCGCCGTTTATAAATTCATTTATTCATTTTGAAAATTATTTTCATAGAGCGCAATTATCATTCAATAATATAATTGAAGATTTTACATTCACTTTTAAAAAAGATGGTCAGTTAGTTTATTTCAATAAAACAGAAAAAGAAAATGAAATTGGCGCTTTAGAAAGTGATATTTCTTTTTACGCAAATTGGTTGAAAAGTTTTAACAAAGATTTTATAAAAATTTCTGCTGAGCTAAATAATATTTCGACACAAAATACTAAAACCAATTCTGAAAATATTTTTGAGAAATATCTTAATAAAGAAATAAATAAGTTTATTGCAAATTTTGATTTCAACTACTTTTCTAATATTAGTGATAATTTTAATAGTGATTTGAAAATTATTTATACAAATCACTATTTGCGTTCATCAATATCGTTCAATTCAAAATTAGGATTTAGAGTAAATGCTAATAATAATATTTTCCTACAATTTAGTTCATTCGTAAATTATCCTAAGGAAATTGAGTTATACGGAAATTATTCAAAAGAGTTCACGAGTTTTGAAAATCAAATGATTATGTTATCAAAAATTAATTCAAATGAAAAGTTAACTTATGAAAGAAGAATAAATTTGGGATTAAAATATGTGAGTGATCTTTCTGAGAATTTCCGTTTTGAAATTTTTCCGTTAATTGAATTTGTGAAAGATCCAATTGAAATGAAAAGTAATAATGCTGATAGAGATTATTTTACAAATGAATTAATATTGAATGGAAATTATCTGAATGGAAAAGATAAAAGTGCAATAAGTATTTTTGGTAATTTAAATTACTTGGTTTCTGATAACACTGAAATTAATTATGAATATAAATTTACGGATAATACCGAAATATTATTTTCTCCCAAACACAAATCAAGATTAGAAATTGATTATAGCTTACCAATATTGGGGTTCTTTAAATTAAATTGGATTTATCAATCATCAACAAGATGGAAAAATTTTGATATTTCAGAAAATGATTTGTGTAAGATTGATGGATTTTCAACAATAAATTTTTATTACTCTTTAGAATTAAGGAAATTTTATTTTGTTGAAAGTTTGAATTTAATTTTCGGATTAGAAAATTTATTTGATGAAGATGTTAAATATTTACCAAATGGAAATTTGTTCAATCGTTTAATAAAATTTTCATTTAGTGCTGAATTTTAA
- the ccoG gene encoding cytochrome c oxidase accessory protein CcoG: protein MNTSNQTPNKEEFRDHLATVTEEGKRIWIYPKKPSGNFHKYRVIVAIILLAVLFFVPLIKVNGHPLMLLDILGRKFILFGIAFGPHDFHLFVLTIIGLIISIFLFTVVYGRIFCGWICPQTIFMEMVFRKVEYLIEGDANKQKALNKQSWNGEKIFKKALKQGIFFILAFLIANALLAWVIGIDALVELASKPIPDVLGRFIAMILFTGATYFMGAYFREQVCTMICPYGRLQGVMLDPNSIVIHYDYKRGEPRGKIKKDEEQNLGDCIDCHLCVDVCPTGIDIRNGTQLECINCTACIDACDEVMVKVKRPEGLIRYASKNEIETGDRKIFTPKAIGYTIVLILLFSFITFLLSTRSDFELSIVRTAGLMAQEQPGDKLSNLYDVKIINKTFNTLPATLELNNMPGEVKLVAGDITTQPQGVSEGKFFVIIPKESIKSLNTPIEIAVKANGKIIDVIKTSFLGKVAGQKLENK from the coding sequence ATGAACACTTCAAACCAAACCCCAAACAAAGAAGAATTCAGAGATCATTTAGCAACTGTTACAGAAGAAGGCAAGCGAATTTGGATTTATCCCAAAAAACCTTCCGGAAATTTTCATAAGTATAGAGTAATTGTTGCAATAATACTTTTAGCGGTTTTGTTTTTTGTTCCATTAATAAAAGTAAATGGACATCCGTTAATGTTGCTGGATATTTTAGGAAGAAAATTTATTTTATTTGGAATTGCATTTGGTCCGCATGATTTTCATCTTTTTGTTCTTACAATTATTGGATTAATTATTTCAATATTCCTTTTTACAGTTGTTTACGGGAGGATTTTCTGCGGATGGATATGCCCGCAAACAATTTTTATGGAAATGGTTTTCAGAAAAGTTGAATACCTAATTGAAGGCGATGCAAATAAACAAAAAGCATTAAATAAGCAATCATGGAATGGTGAAAAGATTTTTAAGAAAGCTTTAAAACAAGGAATATTTTTCATACTTGCATTTTTAATTGCAAATGCTTTACTCGCTTGGGTAATAGGAATTGATGCATTAGTAGAATTAGCAAGTAAACCAATTCCGGATGTTTTAGGAAGATTTATTGCAATGATTTTATTTACGGGTGCAACTTATTTTATGGGTGCTTATTTCAGAGAGCAAGTTTGCACAATGATTTGTCCATACGGCAGATTGCAAGGAGTTATGCTTGATCCAAACTCGATTGTAATTCATTATGATTATAAACGAGGGGAACCAAGAGGGAAAATTAAGAAAGATGAAGAACAAAATCTTGGCGATTGTATTGACTGTCATTTGTGTGTTGATGTTTGTCCAACCGGAATTGATATTAGAAATGGTACTCAATTAGAATGTATAAATTGTACAGCTTGTATTGATGCTTGTGATGAGGTAATGGTAAAAGTTAAACGTCCGGAAGGTCTTATCCGATATGCCTCAAAAAATGAAATTGAAACCGGAGATAGAAAAATTTTCACCCCAAAAGCAATTGGATATACAATTGTCTTAATTCTGCTGTTTTCATTTATTACATTTTTATTATCAACAAGATCTGATTTTGAATTATCAATAGTTAGAACTGCCGGTTTAATGGCTCAGGAACAACCTGGAGATAAATTAAGTAATTTATATGATGTAAAAATTATTAACAAAACATTTAACACTTTACCGGCAACTTTGGAATTAAATAATATGCCGGGTGAAGTTAAATTAGTTGCTGGCGATATTACCACACAGCCGCAAGGAGTTTCTGAAGGTAAATTTTTCGTAATTATTCCAAAAGAAAGTATTAAATCATTAAACACTCCAATAGAAATTGCAGTAAAAGCTAACGGTAAAATTATTGATGTAATTAAAACATCATTTTTAGGAAAAGTTGCTGGACAAAAATTGGAGAATAAATAA
- a CDS encoding nitrous oxide reductase accessory protein NosL, which translates to MIKIIFTLFVISTSIIAQENNFVKNAQTQNAKILQKGEAKDWCSVCGMNLKMFYKTNHAIEQNDGNINQYCSLHCLCTDKPNHKNHIKNILVVDAKTEKMINVKDAFYVVGSDVQGTMSPVSKIAFSTKNDAEEFSKKFNGKNIIDFKSVTEIVEKQLSEETSMLIKRKEMKVYPKGEKLFEDLCDKNIDFKNFANIAELKAHIKKKNICKEIDEQNLQIIALYLWDVKSKRNDKESESVKIDVPQNAKCPVCGMFVYKYPKWAAVIEMIEKKLYFDGVKDLMKFYFEPEKWTKEKLIIENIYVTDYYSQTKINGKKSLYVINSDVLGPMGNELIPFSTEKSAKEFLKDHGGKLINNFNEITKDIVYKLDE; encoded by the coding sequence ATGATAAAAATCATTTTTACATTATTCGTAATTTCAACATCTATAATTGCTCAAGAAAATAATTTCGTTAAAAATGCTCAGACTCAAAATGCGAAAATTTTGCAAAAAGGTGAAGCAAAAGATTGGTGTTCGGTTTGCGGAATGAATTTAAAAATGTTCTATAAAACAAATCATGCAATTGAACAAAACGATGGAAATATAAATCAGTATTGCTCACTCCATTGTTTGTGTACAGATAAACCAAATCATAAAAATCATATAAAAAATATTTTAGTTGTAGATGCAAAAACTGAAAAAATGATAAATGTAAAAGACGCTTTTTACGTTGTTGGTAGTGACGTTCAAGGGACAATGTCGCCGGTAAGTAAAATTGCTTTTTCCACAAAAAATGATGCTGAAGAATTCAGCAAAAAGTTTAATGGAAAAAATATTATTGATTTCAAATCTGTAACGGAAATAGTTGAAAAGCAATTATCCGAAGAAACATCTATGTTGATTAAAAGAAAAGAGATGAAAGTTTATCCAAAAGGTGAAAAATTATTTGAAGATCTTTGTGATAAAAATATTGATTTTAAAAATTTTGCAAACATAGCTGAGTTAAAAGCTCACATTAAGAAAAAAAATATTTGCAAAGAAATTGATGAGCAAAATCTTCAAATAATTGCTCTTTATTTGTGGGATGTAAAATCAAAAAGAAATGATAAAGAAAGCGAATCCGTAAAAATTGATGTTCCTCAGAATGCCAAATGTCCGGTTTGTGGAATGTTTGTTTACAAATATCCAAAGTGGGCTGCAGTTATTGAAATGATTGAAAAAAAATTATATTTCGATGGCGTTAAAGATCTTATGAAATTTTATTTTGAACCTGAAAAGTGGACTAAAGAAAAATTGATAATCGAAAATATTTACGTTACCGATTATTACTCGCAAACAAAAATAAATGGCAAAAAATCTTTATATGTAATTAATAGCGATGTGCTTGGACCAATGGGCAACGAACTAATTCCATTTAGTACTGAAAAAAGTGCAAAGGAATTTTTAAAAGATCATGGCGGAAAATTAATCAATAATTTTAATGAAATTACAAAAGATATTGTTTACAAATTAGATGAATAA
- a CDS encoding HD domain-containing protein: MINILEIENYIKNYYDKNNPPENVYHNLNHILEVVEAVKRISDLSNLKQDETNLIIAAAWFHDVGHFNTWEGHEELSADFAVDYLLSKNIAETEIEIITNCIKVTALPHNPKNLLEEIICDADVCNVGSDSFFEKSKLLRIEIASRRNKVYSEIEWMKKNMDFVIQTKFHTKAAWEIFEEKKQNNLKKLYSEYKKFTEN; this comes from the coding sequence TTGATTAATATTTTAGAAATAGAGAATTACATAAAAAATTATTATGATAAAAATAATCCTCCGGAAAATGTTTATCATAATTTAAACCATATTTTAGAAGTTGTTGAAGCTGTAAAAAGAATTTCGGATTTATCAAATCTAAAACAAGATGAAACCAATTTAATTATTGCTGCAGCTTGGTTTCACGATGTTGGACATTTTAATACTTGGGAAGGACACGAAGAATTAAGTGCGGATTTTGCTGTAGATTATTTACTTTCAAAAAATATTGCTGAAACAGAAATTGAAATTATTACAAATTGTATAAAAGTTACTGCTCTTCCGCACAATCCAAAAAATTTATTAGAAGAAATAATTTGCGATGCAGATGTTTGTAATGTTGGCTCCGATTCTTTTTTTGAAAAAAGTAAATTGTTACGAATTGAAATTGCAAGCAGAAGAAACAAAGTTTATTCTGAAATTGAATGGATGAAAAAAAATATGGATTTTGTTATTCAAACAAAATTTCATACAAAAGCGGCATGGGAAATATTTGAAGAGAAGAAGCAGAATAATCTGAAAAAATTATATTCAGAATATAAAAAATTTACTGAAAATTAA
- a CDS encoding LysE family transporter, with amino-acid sequence MTESLLVIIGLGLFAGFFFSVPIAGPISILVTSNALNNKFRYCLRLAFGGAVVEFLYVFIAVYGFTSLYNYYNSAIPIILIVGSVFLVYVAIKIFRTELKIEELRKTKNSEKNIESSGGLRTGLLLNLTNPSLFLGWFTSSFLLLSFASSIGLNTGGLDMLMYDNVVSIEEITGKKLENLEKYNFIPNENSIDVEQESLPKLVLSLTYATMVGVGSFIWFYFLSKFLIKHKEKLKIEWLNGLIKTLGIFLLGIAVYLIYQGIVLI; translated from the coding sequence ATGACCGAAAGTTTATTAGTAATTATTGGATTGGGTTTATTTGCCGGTTTCTTTTTTTCGGTTCCAATTGCTGGTCCAATAAGTATTTTAGTTACATCCAACGCATTAAACAATAAATTTAGATATTGCTTGCGTTTAGCTTTCGGCGGCGCAGTTGTAGAATTTCTTTATGTTTTTATTGCCGTTTACGGATTTACATCTTTATACAATTATTATAATTCTGCAATTCCAATTATTTTAATAGTTGGATCTGTTTTTTTAGTTTATGTTGCTATAAAAATTTTTAGAACCGAACTAAAAATTGAAGAACTTAGAAAAACCAAAAATTCAGAAAAAAATATAGAATCATCCGGAGGATTAAGAACCGGTTTGTTATTAAATTTAACAAATCCTTCCTTATTTCTTGGATGGTTCACATCTTCATTTCTTTTGCTTTCATTTGCATCTTCAATTGGATTAAACACCGGCGGCTTAGATATGTTGATGTATGATAATGTAGTTTCAATTGAAGAAATTACCGGGAAGAAATTAGAAAATTTAGAAAAGTATAATTTTATACCAAATGAAAATTCAATAGATGTTGAACAAGAATCTTTACCCAAATTGGTTTTAAGTTTAACTTATGCAACTATGGTTGGCGTAGGAAGTTTTATTTGGTTTTACTTTCTCTCAAAGTTTTTGATAAAACACAAAGAGAAATTAAAAATTGAATGGCTTAACGGATTGATAAAAACTTTAGGAATATTTCTTTTGGGAATTGCCGTTTATCTCATTTATCAAGGGATTGTATTGATATAA
- a CDS encoding FtsX-like permease family protein, with protein sequence MNIKLIEFTIKSLQRNFVKKIAVIFVFTFLVFLLVSVLSISSSIKKVLEICVNELPELIIQKMSGGRQTLIPTDRIYDIIDIAGISNVQERIWGYYYFKNENVNFTLVGIDFDLQYYKTHYNDIINFYSSKIDSTNTAFIITGEGINKLLEKNFYKNYFVFDKVTGGKLESIILGTFKSESNLETNDVILMPQNYVREIFGISENLSTDIVVQIPNPSETEIVKQKLQNMFPDCRIVSRNDIESSYQNIFDYKTGIFLALFLTAFVSFFILIYDKASGLSKEDQREIGILKAVGWQTENILQMKFLEGILISIFSFFLGTGLALFYVFNLQAPLLRNLFTGVSNLKPQFQLLPTIDFNVLFLIFILTVPVYILATLIPSWRAAIIDADEVLR encoded by the coding sequence ATGAATATTAAATTAATAGAATTTACGATAAAATCTTTACAAAGAAATTTTGTAAAAAAAATTGCTGTAATTTTTGTTTTTACTTTTCTTGTTTTTTTACTTGTCTCGGTATTATCAATTTCTTCTTCAATAAAAAAAGTATTGGAAATTTGCGTGAATGAATTACCGGAATTAATTATTCAGAAAATGAGTGGAGGAAGACAAACCTTAATACCGACCGACAGAATTTACGATATTATTGATATTGCCGGTATTTCAAATGTTCAAGAAAGAATTTGGGGTTATTATTATTTTAAAAATGAAAATGTAAACTTCACACTTGTGGGAATTGATTTTGATTTGCAGTATTACAAAACTCATTATAATGATATAATTAATTTTTATTCAAGTAAAATTGATTCAACTAATACAGCTTTTATAATTACCGGAGAAGGAATAAACAAACTCCTTGAGAAAAATTTTTATAAAAATTATTTTGTTTTTGATAAAGTTACCGGCGGAAAATTAGAATCAATAATTCTTGGCACATTTAAAAGTGAATCAAATTTAGAAACAAATGATGTAATATTAATGCCGCAAAATTATGTGCGGGAGATATTTGGTATTTCTGAAAATTTATCCACGGATATTGTTGTTCAAATTCCAAATCCAAGTGAAACTGAAATTGTAAAACAAAAACTTCAAAATATGTTTCCCGATTGCAGAATTGTCAGTCGTAATGATATCGAATCTTCATATCAAAATATTTTTGATTATAAAACCGGAATATTTTTAGCACTATTTTTAACAGCTTTTGTTTCTTTCTTCATTTTAATTTATGATAAAGCAAGCGGCTTGAGCAAGGAAGATCAAAGAGAAATTGGAATTCTTAAAGCAGTTGGATGGCAGACAGAAAATATTTTACAAATGAAATTTCTTGAAGGAATTTTAATTTCCATTTTTTCATTTTTTTTAGGAACCGGTTTAGCGCTGTTCTATGTTTTCAATTTGCAAGCTCCATTATTAAGAAATTTATTTACAGGCGTAAGTAATTTAAAACCGCAATTTCAACTTTTGCCAACAATTGATTTTAATGTTCTATTCTTAATTTTTATATTAACTGTTCCGGTTTATATTTTGGCAACTTTAATTCCGTCTTGGCGTGCTGCGATAATAGATGCAGATGAGGTTTTACGTTGA
- a CDS encoding ABC transporter ATP-binding protein, whose product MIELININKIFNSGKIDEHYAIKNISFKISENEFALLRGASGSGKSTILSIIGGLIKPTSGEVIVDKKSIAKLPDKFSSLLRQEKIGFIFQKFNLISDLTAFDNIIIPLIPSKLSKSEIEQRVENLLSDFSLLDKKNVLVKKLSGGEQQRVAIARALINHPKIILADEPTANLDAKLSQNFIEIIQNLKSKGITILLASHDPIFYNLNFVDKIIDIHLGEIR is encoded by the coding sequence TTGATTGAATTAATTAACATAAATAAAATTTTTAACTCCGGTAAAATTGATGAACATTATGCGATAAAAAATATTTCTTTCAAGATTAGTGAAAATGAATTTGCACTTTTACGCGGAGCAAGCGGAAGCGGGAAAAGTACTATTTTATCAATAATTGGCGGATTGATAAAACCAACAAGCGGCGAAGTTATTGTTGATAAAAAATCAATTGCAAAACTTCCGGATAAATTCTCATCTTTGTTGCGACAAGAAAAAATTGGATTTATTTTTCAAAAGTTTAATTTAATTTCTGATTTAACTGCTTTTGATAACATAATAATTCCTCTAATTCCAAGTAAATTAAGTAAATCTGAAATTGAACAAAGAGTTGAAAATTTATTAAGTGATTTTTCTCTGCTTGATAAAAAAAATGTTTTGGTTAAAAAATTATCCGGAGGTGAACAGCAAAGAGTTGCAATTGCAAGAGCATTAATAAATCATCCGAAAATTATTCTAGCAGATGAACCTACTGCAAATTTAGATGCAAAACTTTCTCAGAATTTTATTGAAATTATTCAAAATCTAAAATCAAAAGGAATTACAATTCTTTTGGCAAGTCACGATCCAATTTTTTACAATTTAAATTTCGTTGATAAAATTATTGATATTCATTTGGGTGAAATTAGATGA
- a CDS encoding histidine phosphatase family protein — MKTLYLMRHSKSSWENRLLSDFERPLNERGLRDAPFMGNILSKLISTPQIVFSSPAQRAISTAEVIAQSLNFDLQKIIKDEKIYHAVVSDIMRIVYTVDDNIESIMIFGHNPTFTQVSNYLSDKIIDNIPTSGFVKIDFDLNSWKNIEGKTGKLVLFEYPKKYLKSKN; from the coding sequence TTGAAAACACTTTATTTAATGCGGCATTCCAAATCAAGCTGGGAAAATAGATTACTTTCTGATTTTGAAAGACCATTGAACGAAAGGGGTTTACGTGATGCTCCATTTATGGGTAATATTTTATCAAAATTAATTTCAACACCGCAAATTGTATTTTCGAGTCCGGCGCAGAGAGCAATTTCAACCGCAGAAGTTATTGCCCAATCTCTGAATTTCGATTTGCAAAAAATAATTAAAGACGAAAAAATATATCATGCAGTAGTTTCTGATATTATGAGGATAGTTTATACTGTTGATGATAATATAGAATCAATTATGATTTTCGGGCACAATCCAACTTTTACGCAAGTCTCAAATTACTTATCAGATAAAATTATTGATAATATTCCGACAAGCGGATTTGTTAAAATTGATTTTGATTTAAATTCATGGAAGAATATAGAAGGCAAAACCGGGAAATTAGTTTTATTTGAATATCCAAAAAAGTATTTAAAATCGAAAAATTAA
- a CDS encoding SCO family protein: protein MNKILIFTAILFTQIFIGCKADLEELEDLTTHNFIFLNQDSIQVEFPKLVKGKISVVGYIFSNCVDVCPLTTNNMRLIQEELNKQKISNVEFVSISFDPDVDKPSVLKSFAKVRDLNLDNWNFLTSSKQTVDSLMKEVGMVIIKSDSTIYENGLKTFYYVHTDRIQLIDQNGILRKNYIGSKIIINEIVNDVKTLSGL from the coding sequence ATGAATAAAATATTAATTTTTACCGCAATTCTTTTTACTCAAATATTTATTGGCTGTAAAGCAGATTTAGAGGAATTAGAAGATTTAACTACACATAATTTTATTTTTTTAAATCAAGATAGTATTCAAGTTGAGTTCCCAAAATTGGTAAAGGGAAAAATTTCTGTTGTGGGTTATATATTTTCAAATTGTGTTGATGTTTGTCCGCTTACCACAAACAATATGCGCTTAATTCAAGAAGAATTAAATAAACAAAAAATTTCTAATGTGGAATTTGTTTCAATAAGTTTTGATCCGGATGTTGATAAACCCTCTGTATTAAAAAGTTTTGCAAAAGTTAGAGATTTAAATTTAGACAATTGGAATTTCTTAACAAGTTCAAAACAAACTGTTGATTCATTAATGAAAGAAGTTGGAATGGTAATTATTAAATCAGATTCTACAATTTATGAAAACGGATTAAAAACTTTTTACTATGTTCATACAGATAGAATTCAATTGATTGATCAAAATGGGATTTTAAGAAAAAATTATATTGGAAGTAAAATTATAATTAATGAAATTGTTAATGACGTGAAAACCTTATCCGGCTTATAG